From Arachis stenosperma cultivar V10309 chromosome 2, arast.V10309.gnm1.PFL2, whole genome shotgun sequence, one genomic window encodes:
- the LOC130960629 gene encoding aspartate aminotransferase, mitochondrial-like isoform X2 — MIMVVMWRYFNGRTARRFVSTCSGHGWWDKVRVAPKNPIVTVNESFLADPFPHKINLVTGTYRDDDGKPFTPQCFSDAEAKIYRYTLEETNSSEVSSKFVMESVKLAYGNDSFVVREGLYAGVPALSGTGACRLFAEFQRNFYPDSLIHLPDPTWPNHHNIWRQAQIPVKTFHYYDPDTKGLDFDALINDIKNAPDSSFFLLHPCAHNPTGVDPTEEQWREISYQFKVKNHFPFFDMAYQGISSGDIDKDAAALRIFVEDGHLVGCAQSFAKNMGLFGHKVGCLSVLTRDIKQAAAVKSQLQHIAHSMYSSPPIHGILLVTMILSDPNMKEQWKKDMKIMANRIRAMRTTLRRNLEDLDSSFNWEHITNQVFGVVILHICCFTFCLRKQIMTSVHVPNSGWHVLFFWISP; from the exons AGAAGGTTTGTATCCACTTGTAGTGGCCATGGTTGGTGGGACAAAGTGAGAGTTGCACCAAAGAACCCCATTGTCACTGTGAATGAGTCTTTTCTTGCTGACCCTTTTCCCCACAAGATCAATCTTGTAACG GGTACTTATAGGGATGATGATGGAAAACCCTTCACTCCTCAATGTTTTAGTGATGCAGAAGCAAAGATTTACAGATATACATTAGA GGAAACAAACTCTTCTGAGGTTAGTTCAAAGTTTGTTATGGAGAGTGTAAAGTTGGCATATGGGAATGATTCATTTGTTGTAAGAGAAGGGTTGTATGCTGGAGTTCCAGCTTTGTCCGGAACCGGCGCGTGTCGGCTTTTTGCCGAATTCCAAAGGAATTTCTATCCTGATTCTCTAATTCATCTTCCAGATCCTACCTGGCCAAA TCACCACAACATTTGGAGACAGGCTCAGATTCCAGTCAAAACATTCCACTATTATGATCCTGATACAAAGGGTTTAGATTTTGATGCACTCATAAATGATATCAAG AACGCGCCGGATTCTTCGTTCTTCTTGCTTCATCCTTGTGCTCACAATCCAACCGGTGTTGACCCCACTGAAGAACAATGGAGAGAGATTTCATACCAGTTCAAG GTCAAAAATCATTTTCCCTTCTTTGATATGGCATATCAAGGAATTTCAAGTGGTGATATTGATAAGGATGCTGCCGCTCTTCGGATTTTCGTTGAAGATGGACATTTAGTAGGCTGTGCTCAATCATTTGCAAAGAATATGGGACTATTCGGGCATAAAGTTGGTTGTTTAAG TGTCTTGACCCGGGATATAAAGCAAGCAGCTGCAGTGAAAAGCCAACTACAGCACATTGCTCATTCAATGTATAGCAGCCCTCCAATCCATGGCATTTTACTTGTTACTATGATCTTGAGTGATCCAAACATGAAAGAACAGTGGAAGAAAGACATGAAG ATCATGGCTAACAGAATCCGAGCAATGCGAACTACTCTACGTCGAAATCTTGAGGACTTGGATTCATCTTTCAACTGGGAACATATAACTAATCAGGTTTTTGGTGTCGTGATTTTGCATATATGTTGTTTTACCTTTTGCTTGAGGAAACAAATCATGACTTCAGTTCATGTACCGAATTCAGGTTGGCATGTTCTGTTTTTCTGGATTAGCCCCTGA
- the LOC130960629 gene encoding aspartate aminotransferase, mitochondrial-like isoform X3 yields the protein MIMVVMWRYFNGRTARRFVSTCSGHGWWDKVRVAPKNPIVTVNESFLADPFPHKINLVTGTYRDDDGKPFTPQCFSDAEAKIYRYTLEETNSSEVSSKFVMESVKLAYGNDSFVVREGLYAGVPALSGTGACRLFAEFQRNFYPDSLIHLPDPTWPNHHNIWRQAQIPVKTFHYYDPDTKGLDFDALINDIKNAPDSSFFLLHPCAHNPTGVDPTEEQWREISYQFKVKNHFPFFDMAYQGISSGDIDKDAAALRIFVEDGHLVGCAQSFAKNMGLFGHKVGCLSVLTRDIKQAAAVKSQLQHIAHSMYSSPPIHGILLVTMILSDPNMKEQWKKDMKIMANRIRAMRTTLRRNLEDLDSSFNWEHITNQVGMFCFSGLAPDQHGRCDTKQCKLFGKCNSSGYKNQ from the exons AGAAGGTTTGTATCCACTTGTAGTGGCCATGGTTGGTGGGACAAAGTGAGAGTTGCACCAAAGAACCCCATTGTCACTGTGAATGAGTCTTTTCTTGCTGACCCTTTTCCCCACAAGATCAATCTTGTAACG GGTACTTATAGGGATGATGATGGAAAACCCTTCACTCCTCAATGTTTTAGTGATGCAGAAGCAAAGATTTACAGATATACATTAGA GGAAACAAACTCTTCTGAGGTTAGTTCAAAGTTTGTTATGGAGAGTGTAAAGTTGGCATATGGGAATGATTCATTTGTTGTAAGAGAAGGGTTGTATGCTGGAGTTCCAGCTTTGTCCGGAACCGGCGCGTGTCGGCTTTTTGCCGAATTCCAAAGGAATTTCTATCCTGATTCTCTAATTCATCTTCCAGATCCTACCTGGCCAAA TCACCACAACATTTGGAGACAGGCTCAGATTCCAGTCAAAACATTCCACTATTATGATCCTGATACAAAGGGTTTAGATTTTGATGCACTCATAAATGATATCAAG AACGCGCCGGATTCTTCGTTCTTCTTGCTTCATCCTTGTGCTCACAATCCAACCGGTGTTGACCCCACTGAAGAACAATGGAGAGAGATTTCATACCAGTTCAAG GTCAAAAATCATTTTCCCTTCTTTGATATGGCATATCAAGGAATTTCAAGTGGTGATATTGATAAGGATGCTGCCGCTCTTCGGATTTTCGTTGAAGATGGACATTTAGTAGGCTGTGCTCAATCATTTGCAAAGAATATGGGACTATTCGGGCATAAAGTTGGTTGTTTAAG TGTCTTGACCCGGGATATAAAGCAAGCAGCTGCAGTGAAAAGCCAACTACAGCACATTGCTCATTCAATGTATAGCAGCCCTCCAATCCATGGCATTTTACTTGTTACTATGATCTTGAGTGATCCAAACATGAAAGAACAGTGGAAGAAAGACATGAAG ATCATGGCTAACAGAATCCGAGCAATGCGAACTACTCTACGTCGAAATCTTGAGGACTTGGATTCATCTTTCAACTGGGAACATATAACTAATCAG GTTGGCATGTTCTGTTTTTCTGGATTAGCCCCTGATCAG CATGGGAGGTGTGACACCAAGCAATGTAAACTATTTGGCAAATGCAATTCATCAGGTTACAAGAATCAGTGA
- the LOC130960629 gene encoding aspartate aminotransferase, mitochondrial-like isoform X1, whose translation MIMVVMWRYFNGRTARRFVSTCSGHGWWDKVRVAPKNPIVTVNESFLADPFPHKINLVTGTYRDDDGKPFTPQCFSDAEAKIYRYTLEETNSSEVSSKFVMESVKLAYGNDSFVVREGLYAGVPALSGTGACRLFAEFQRNFYPDSLIHLPDPTWPNHHNIWRQAQIPVKTFHYYDPDTKGLDFDALINDIKNAPDSSFFLLHPCAHNPTGVDPTEEQWREISYQFKVKNHFPFFDMAYQGISSGDIDKDAAALRIFVEDGHLVGCAQSFAKNMGLFGHKVGCLSVLTRDIKQAAAVKSQLQHIAHSMYSSPPIHGILLVTMILSDPNMKEQWKKDMKIMANRIRAMRTTLRRNLEDLDSSFNWEHITNQVGMFCFSGLAPDQVRHLEKLFHIYMSPDGRISMGGVTPSNVNYLANAIHQVTRISEAASVCMCNMH comes from the exons AGAAGGTTTGTATCCACTTGTAGTGGCCATGGTTGGTGGGACAAAGTGAGAGTTGCACCAAAGAACCCCATTGTCACTGTGAATGAGTCTTTTCTTGCTGACCCTTTTCCCCACAAGATCAATCTTGTAACG GGTACTTATAGGGATGATGATGGAAAACCCTTCACTCCTCAATGTTTTAGTGATGCAGAAGCAAAGATTTACAGATATACATTAGA GGAAACAAACTCTTCTGAGGTTAGTTCAAAGTTTGTTATGGAGAGTGTAAAGTTGGCATATGGGAATGATTCATTTGTTGTAAGAGAAGGGTTGTATGCTGGAGTTCCAGCTTTGTCCGGAACCGGCGCGTGTCGGCTTTTTGCCGAATTCCAAAGGAATTTCTATCCTGATTCTCTAATTCATCTTCCAGATCCTACCTGGCCAAA TCACCACAACATTTGGAGACAGGCTCAGATTCCAGTCAAAACATTCCACTATTATGATCCTGATACAAAGGGTTTAGATTTTGATGCACTCATAAATGATATCAAG AACGCGCCGGATTCTTCGTTCTTCTTGCTTCATCCTTGTGCTCACAATCCAACCGGTGTTGACCCCACTGAAGAACAATGGAGAGAGATTTCATACCAGTTCAAG GTCAAAAATCATTTTCCCTTCTTTGATATGGCATATCAAGGAATTTCAAGTGGTGATATTGATAAGGATGCTGCCGCTCTTCGGATTTTCGTTGAAGATGGACATTTAGTAGGCTGTGCTCAATCATTTGCAAAGAATATGGGACTATTCGGGCATAAAGTTGGTTGTTTAAG TGTCTTGACCCGGGATATAAAGCAAGCAGCTGCAGTGAAAAGCCAACTACAGCACATTGCTCATTCAATGTATAGCAGCCCTCCAATCCATGGCATTTTACTTGTTACTATGATCTTGAGTGATCCAAACATGAAAGAACAGTGGAAGAAAGACATGAAG ATCATGGCTAACAGAATCCGAGCAATGCGAACTACTCTACGTCGAAATCTTGAGGACTTGGATTCATCTTTCAACTGGGAACATATAACTAATCAG GTTGGCATGTTCTGTTTTTCTGGATTAGCCCCTGATCAGGTTAGACACTTGGAGAAGCTATTCCATATATATATGAGTCCAGATGGACGAATAAG CATGGGAGGTGTGACACCAAGCAATGTAAACTATTTGGCAAATGCAATTCATCAGGTTACAAGAATCAGTGAAGCAGCCTCTGTTTGCATGTGTAACATGCATTAA